The Obesumbacterium proteus DNA window AAGGCAAGTGGGTTAAAGTTGAAGGTTGGGATAACGCTGAAGCCGCTAAAGCTGAAATCGTTGCCTCTTTCGAGCGCGCTAAAAACAAATAATTGTTTTCACGTGCACGAAAAAAAACACCGCCATTGGCGGTGTTTTTTTATGTTTTACTGTCAGATAAGCAGCGTGTTATTCGCCACATTCCTGATCGCGTTTCAACCAGTCGCCGCATTTGATACGTGGCAAACTGTCTACCGAGTACAGATAGATATATATCCACGCACTGCCAAATGGCGTTTGAATCAGCTCTCTACGATAATCCTTGCTGTTGCTCTTCAGCTCATCCAGCTCGGCTAAAATGGAAGAGTTAATGCGATAGACTTCGCAAAACACCTTTCCCTCGCCCGGAACTACTGCCGGGAAATGGCCGAGATCGTACATCTCGTACCCTTCAAGCTCACATTCACCCAGCAACAT harbors:
- a CDS encoding gamma-glutamylcyclotransferase family protein, whose amino-acid sequence is MRIIVYGSLRRKQGNSHWMTNAMLLGECELEGYEMYDLGHFPAVVPGEGKVFCEVYRINSSILAELDELKSNSKDYRRELIQTPFGSAWIYIYLYSVDSLPRIKCGDWLKRDQECGE